The following coding sequences are from one Rutidosis leptorrhynchoides isolate AG116_Rl617_1_P2 chromosome 11, CSIRO_AGI_Rlap_v1, whole genome shotgun sequence window:
- the LOC139874249 gene encoding uncharacterized protein, with translation MSRKPSTSHANSFSKVDKYKNKYKAMKARMKESAKADKKGKKPEKVLVAEHHDWDETSSSSSSDSDTDDDGAGYASGKKMCLMAKEVEESDEEDNGSTFMADMREADLKRDSPQ, from the coding sequence atgtccaggaaaccttcaacatcacatgctaactccttctcaaaagttgataagtacaagaacaaatacaaagctatgaaggctcggatgaaggaaagtgcaaaggctgataagaagggaaagaagccagaaaaggttctagttgctgagcatcatgattgggatgaaaccagctcttcttcatcttctgatagtgatactgatgatgatggtgctggttatgcttctggtaaaaagatgtgtttaatggccaaggaggtcgaggagtctgatgaggaagataatggtagtacgtttatggctgatatgagggaagctgatctgaaAAGGGATTCACCTCAATAG